One window of Papaver somniferum cultivar HN1 chromosome 9, ASM357369v1, whole genome shotgun sequence genomic DNA carries:
- the LOC113310817 gene encoding heavy metal-associated isoprenylated plant protein 3-like, whose product MPPINTRNHFIFSHFTRNKTKNHSIQITIFRITESSPQLKEMGEMDTKNEKPVAETKKEEKKSDGGAKKDDGIVTVVLKIDMHCEGCAKKVKKSVRHFEGVEEVQGDIASNKLTVKGKVDPVKIKEKLEQKTKKKVELISPSPPKKVEGGGEKKVEGGGDKKKEEKKVEEKPAEKKTEEKKTEEKKPAEKKPEEKKTEEKKPKEAPVVTVVLKIRLHCEGCITKIRKIITKYKGVQEVKIDNTKDLVTVKGTMDVKSLTPYLKEKLKRSVDIVPPPAAAAPKKDDGGKKEGGGGGEKKEGGGGGGEKKDGGEKKNVEVKAAAGGGDGNKKVDQAPAQAGKAEVGINKMDYYAGQGGYGYANGYGFNPGYGAAPAYAFPGPVYGSGPGVGYSQGPGYGPGPGYVVEYVHAPQIFSDENPNACSVM is encoded by the exons ATGCCGCCTATAAATACTCGGAATCATTTCATATTCTCACACTTCACCAGAAATAAAACCAAGAATCATTCAATTCAAATCACTATTTTTAGGATCACAGAATCATCTCCACAGCTAAAAGAAATGGGAGAG ATGGATACCAAAAACGAGAAACCAGTAGCAGAAactaagaaagaagagaagaagagtgACGGAGGTGCAAAGAAGGATGATGGAATTGTTACTGTTGTTTTGAAAATTGACATGCATTGCGAAGGTTGTGCTAAGAAAGTCAAGAAATCTGTTAGACACTTTGAAG GTGTGGAAGAAGTTCAAGGAGACATTGCATCGAACAAATTGACTGTAAAAGGGAAAGTAGATCCAGTGAAAATTAAAGAGAAACTTGAGCAGAAAACTAAGAAGAAAGTTGAGCTTATTTCTCCTTCACCACCTAAGAAAGTTGAAGGAGGAGGTGAAAAGAAAGTTGAAGGAGGTGGtgataagaagaaagaagaaaaaaaggttgAAGAAAAACCAGCAGAAAAGAAAACAGAGGAGAAAAAGACAGAGGAAAAGAAACCAGCTGAAAAGAAACCAGAGGAAAAGAAAACTGAGGAAAAGAAACCTAAAGAG GCTCCTGTGGTGACAGTGGTACTGAAGATTAGGTTGCATTGTGAAGGATGTATAACCAAAATTAGAAAAATTATCACAAAATATAAAG GTGTGCAAGAAGTAAAAATTGATAACACCAAGGATTTAGTTACAGTGAAAGGAACAATGGATGTGAAGAGTCTAACTCCATATTTGAAAGAGAAATTGAAAAGAAGTGTTGACATTGTGCCACCACCGGCAGCAGCAGCGCCAAAGAAAGATGATGGAGGAAAGAAagaaggcggtggtggtggtgagaagaaagaaggcggtggtggtggtggtgagaagAAAGACGGTGGAGAGAAGAAAAATGTTGAAGTAAAAGCTGCCGCAGGTGGCGGTGATGGAAATAAGAAAGTTGATCAAGCTCCGGCTCAGGCAGGAAAAGCTGAAGTCGGAATAAACAAGATGGACTACTATGCAGGACAAGGAGGATACGGGTACGCAAACGGATACGGATTTAACCCCGGGTACGGAGCTGCACCTGCCTACGCGTTTCCTGGCCCTGTGTACGGTTCTGGTCCTGGTGTTGGTTACTCGCAAGGCCCCGGATACGGTCCTGGTCCAGGATACGTCGTCGAATATGTACATGCTCCACAAATATTCAGTGATGAAAATCCTAATGCTTGTTCTGTCATGTGA
- the LOC113312107 gene encoding heat shock 70 kDa protein-like, translating into MNKSWIIEDRTSDAYINGVEQFLRFAVRNVEKHNEKHSHKRRKKHINIRCPCFDCDNIPPGLTIGEDKLTEQVKEGSLAISGGNDILTLALGTAERSGNGGSAPSCHSANTESSSESERISRLEAQISIFMGIQGAEASIYTHQNYSAASKPSSSAGSSPKIVKDSEDKGGKSCIMCLESSGSSIDVAKGKVFRTKSSDMLHNVRIGKGNVRVLVEVGLKPRFGLPIPPKGEKKILLVGEAEGYHVAWPKKLVIKGKKGQEILEGLKNQMYQERTKHIDFKYHFIKDAVEEGKIAMLKVPTADNPANMLTKPVPSIKFKHCLDLETGSSSSMVSKNVVVIGIDLGATGTLSVAVVNIKDGWNIYEVKSVAGDTHLGGKDFDDLLYRHCSCHYNNSFRLRSKSSLRFACEDAKKKLSNPNVTETKVSVDSYYDESPKEFLKLSTTVTQDVFDRECKELFDKCQEAIAQCLQVSGISQFHQVILVGGSTRIPRIREILRARYSRSSRSGASSSSLEW; encoded by the exons ATGAATAAGTCATGGATAATAGAAGATAGGACATCTGATGCATATATTAACGGAGTTGAGCAGTTCCTTAGATTTGCAGTTCGTAACGTAGAAAAACATAATGAAAAGCATTCACATAAACGTAGGAAAAAACATATTAATATAAGATGTCCTTGTTTTGATTGTGATAACATTCCCCCGGGTCTGACCATTGGAGAA GACAAGTTGACCGAACAGGTGAAAGAAGGTTCCCTAGCCATAAGCGGCGGCAATGATATCCTAACACTTGCTTTGGGGACTGCTGAACGGTCTGGAAAT GGTGGATCTGCACCAAGTTGCCACAGTGCAAATACAGAGTCAAGCTCAGAAAGTGAGAGGATATCGCGCCTAGAAGCCCAAATTTCCATCTTCATGGGGATTCAA GGAGCTGAGGCCTCAATATACACACATCAAAATTATTCAGCTGCGAGCAAACCTTCG TCCTCAGCTGGTTCTTCTCCAAAAATAGTCAAGGATAGTGAGGACAAGGGT GGAAAATCTTGTATAATGTGTCTGGAATCTTCAGGTTCATCTATTGATGTGGCTAAAGGAAAGGTCTTTCGTACAAAGAGCTCTGATATGTTACACAATGTTCGTATTGGTAAAGGAAATGTGCGTGTACTTGTAGAAGTGGGATTAAAGCCAAGATTTGGTCTTCCGATTCCTCCTAAAGGCGAAAAGAAAATATTACTTGTAGGAGAGGCGGAGGGATATCACGTTGCATGGCCTAAAAAGCTGGtgataaaaggaaaaaaaggcCAAGAAATTCTTGAAGGGCTAAAG AACCAAATGTATCAGGAGAGAACGAAGCACATCGATTTCAAGTATCATTTTATCAAGGATGCAGTTGAGGAAGGAAAGATAGCGATGCTAAAGGTTCCTACAGCGGATAACCCTGCAAACATGTTGACAAAGCCGGTTCCAAGTATCAAGTTCAAACATTGCTTGGACTTG GAAACTGGAAGCAGTTCATCAATGGTGTCCAAGAACGTGGTTGTAATTGGCATCGACTTGGGTGCTAC AGGAACATTAAGTGTTGCGGTTGTCAATATTAAAGATGGATGGAATATTTATGAGGTGAAATCTGTAGCAGGTGATACTCATCTTGGTGGTAAAGATTTCGATGACCTTTTATATCGACACTGTTCTTGTCACTACAATAATTCATTTCGTCTCAGATCTAAGAGCAGTTTAAGGTTTGCATGTGAAGATGCTAAGAAAAAACTAAGTAATCCAAATGTTACAGAGACAAAAGTCAGTGTGGATTCTTACTATGATGAATCTCCGAAAGAATTTCTTAAATTGAGTACTACAGTAACACAAGATGTGTTTGATAGGGAATGCAAGGAATTGTTTGATAAATGTCAGGAAGCAATTGCCCAGTGTCTTCAAGTTTCAGGGATTTCTCAATTTCATCAAGTTATTCTTGTTGGTGGAAGTACAAGAATTCCGAGAATTCGAGAAATATTGAGAGCCAGATATAGCCGCAGTTCAAGGAGCGGCGCTTCAAGCAGCAGTTTGGAGTGGTGA